A DNA window from Argopecten irradians isolate NY chromosome 10, Ai_NY, whole genome shotgun sequence contains the following coding sequences:
- the LOC138332619 gene encoding uncharacterized protein produces the protein MREASPSLLLVLCFVYHITMVDSKVVLSDLVDKNIRPIAMTSIPEDRKFLLQNRFSSHIPVHATLPNMQETVYQQIYELPQTLPGQQFPQGPNIQKIMQNSEQNTNMIMPSNSMPPLIPQMPPPIPQMPAPIPPKIPQMSPPFPPMPPPLPQSQSSPTQVHNNFFIKSNSDMSGVQRAGATGSSDARSSSQSSPVQKQGGLRALLESSGSGLTGIPSTGMQGGRGIGIGVGGAGGGGGGGGGGGGGGSGSRGFPMGGFGGKVPRDVSGMSVGNGILLAGGGGAGGAGGAGGAGGGSGFTGFPGGVGPGVSVGIIGGGGGGGGGGGGGGSGFTGFPGGVGPGVSVGIIGGGGGGGGGGGGGGSGFTGFPGGIGSGVTVDIIGGGSGGGGGGGGGSGVGGGVTFPSGFTGGKRWNRNTGFMGGSGGSKLGFRMSGYNPNGFMFGRGANGGPNQWKLRSGMGTGLYDGGVYYLNNGMYIGNGRDIGYDGWQRYSGRFGTGGHDRFTGGGFAINRAPFTSSMQHNRLGINDGLQGHRKFANRGMDGGWSSSSANAFNSGSSPGFHGTSSAVGRAQGGNQASSGIFNSNNILTNLLTYKALSSMIDSRAEQAESRSGTNAMILKALLGGSQGSAGMGGGGSFGRGLWGSSGGSGSSGSWNSGMGRGSGGGWASGGRHGTSGGSGGSFSSGGWDGSAYSGDNDEDDRK, from the exons ATGAG ggAAGCGTCGCCATCCCTGCTTTTAGTGCTATGTTTTGTATATCACATCACAATGGTCGACTCCAAAGTAGTACTATCGG ATTTAGTCGATAAAAACATCCGACCAATAGCCATGACGTCGATACCTGAAGACCGTAAATTTCTGTTACAAAACAGATTCAGTTCTCACATACCAGTACATGCAACACTGCCAAATATGCAAGAGACTGTCTATCAACAGATATATGAACTACCACAGACTCTTCCGGGACAACAATTTCCACAGGGTCCCAACATTCAGAAAATCATGCAAAATAGCGAACAAAATACTAATATGATAATGCCGTCAAATTCCATGCCACCGCTTATTCCTCAAATGCCACCGCCCATTCCTCAAATGCCGGCACCAATACCACCAAAGATACCCCAAATGTCACCGCCATTTCCACCGATGCCGCCTCCTCTGCCACAATCGCAAAGCAGTCCCACCCAAGTTCACAacaattttttcattaaaagtAATAGCGATATGAGTGGAGTACAAAGAGCGGGTGCCACCGGAAGTTCTGATGCGAGAAGTAGTTCTCAGAGTTCGCCAGTTCAGAAACAAGGAGGTCTGCGAGCTTTGTTGGAATCATCAGGCAGTGGGCTTACAGGTATCCCTTCGACTGGAATGCAGGGTGGCAGAGGGATTGGTATTGGAGTTGGTGGCGCCGGCGGTGGCGGTGGCGGCGGCGGCGGCGGCGGTGGTGGCGGTAGTGGTTCTAGAGGTTTTCCTATGGGAGGATTTGGCGGAAAAGTACCCAGAGATGTATCTGGAATGAGCGTTGGAAACGGAATACTTTTAGCTGGAGGTGGCGGTGCTGGAGGTGCTGGAGGTGCTGGAGGTGCTGGAGGTGGAAGTGGTTTCACAGGATTTCCTGGAGGAGTTGGACCTGGTGTCAGCGTTGGTATTATTGGCGGTGGAGGCGGAGGGGGAGGAGGTGGTGGTGGAGGTGGAAGTGGTTTCACAGGATTTCCTGGAGGAGTTGGACCTGGTGTCAGCGTTGGTATTATTGGCGGTGGAGGCGGAGGGGgaggtggtggtggtggtggtggaaGTGGTTTCACAGGATTTCCTGGGGGAATCGGTTCTGGTGTCACCGTTGATATTATAGGTGGTGGAAGcggagggggaggaggaggaggtggAGGTAGTGGTGTTGGTGGAGGTGTAACATTTCCTTCAGGATTTACCGGTGGTAAAAGGTGGAATAGGAACACTGGATTTATGGGAGGAAGCGGAGGTAGTAAACTGGGATTCCGTATGAGTGGATATAATCCAAATGGATTTATGTTTGGTCGTGGTGCCAACGGGGGGCCAAATCAATGGAAGCTCCGTAGCGGAATGGGTACTGGTTTATATGACGGTGGTGTTTATTACCTGAATAACGGCATGTACATTGGCAATGGAAGGGACATTGGTTACGACGGGTGGCAACGCTATAGCGGACGATTCGGAACAGGTGGACATGATAGGTTCACTGGTGGTGGATTCGCTATAAATCGAGCCCCTTTTACATCTAGTATGCAGCATAATCGTTTAGGAATAAATGACGGTTTGCAGGGACATAGAAAATTTGCGAACAGGGGAATGGATGGTGGTTGGTCTTCAAGTTCAGCCAATGCATTTAATAGTGGTTCATCACCTGGGTTTCACGGTACCTCTTCTGCCGTTGGACGAGCACAGGGAGGCAACCAAGCCAGTTCTGGAATATTCAActcaaataatatattaactaATTTATTAACTTACAAAGCTCTATCAAGTATGATAGATTCACGGGCGGAGCAGGCTGAAAGTAGATCCGGAACCAACGCCATGATTTTAAAAGCACTTTTAGGGGGTTCACAAGGATCTGCTGGGATGGGTGGCGGTGGTTCATTCGGTAGAGGTCTCTGGGGCTCAAGCGGTGGTTCTGGTTCATCTGGCTCATGGAATTCAGGTATGGGCAGAGGTTCCGGTGGTGGCTGGGCATCTGGAGGAAGACATGGTACTTCTGGTGGAAGTGGGGGATCGTTTTCATCTGGAGGATGGGATGGGTCCGCGTATTCAGGTGATAATGATGAGGACGACCGAAAATGA